From a single Methanocalculus natronophilus genomic region:
- the mutS gene encoding DNA mismatch repair protein MutS, protein MATRKRITPAMQQVEDLKSQYPGCILFVRMGDFYETFYEDAEICARELDIILTSRSSDSSGKPIPLAGVPYHAAENYISRLVRRGHRVAICEQIEDPKKAKGVVKRDVVRVVTPGCAIDPSMIDAPDSRYLMALLPDRKGEVFGVAMLEITTGEFSVKTIPKPDGLAEITSLVASLRPAECLVPERTDPGIKSLLENYRVLVTERHPGDFDPDEANTRLCRHFGVATLEGFGISTMPLAVGAAGSAFSYAVETQKNALPHLNGIVVLQESGGMVLDAATQRNLEIIRSLRGDRSGTLLAVLDRTKTPMGKRQLAAELVQPKTTIRDINDRLDLVEWFLNNPLERAAILELLSACGDIERISGRIAYGNASPRDLVELAASLSSLQGIAQVQKSDSPPLFRHLASDIANFAELIELIDTAIADDPPLVIKNGGVIADGYDEELDLLRKTAGSGRDWILSLQESERERTGIKSLKIAYNQVFGYYIEVTKANLGRVPPDYERKQTTASGERFTLPILREYETGIATADEKALAREAGLFLEIINTIRPAVPTLQTGARAAGTIDLILSFAGAADRGGYTRPSLNEGSDITIRGGRHPVVEETVPEGYVPNDTDLSCSGDQILILTGANMAGKSTYMRSVALICIMAQVGSFVPADAAEIGILDRIFTRVGASDDLAGGQSTFMVEMVELAHILRHATDQSLVILDEIGRGTSTVDGYSIARAVVEFLHGKRSRGPRTLFATHFHRLVEIESDLKRVRNYHFAVRETESEITFLRKLIPGATDRSYGIHVARLAGVPEKVLARAKTILHDTLHEEERRESVGPRRPRYTQLLISDIGESNGAENPLIDELRALDIDSMSPIEALNALSDLKKRAGEQPRD, encoded by the coding sequence ATGGCAACGCGGAAACGGATTACTCCTGCAATGCAACAGGTGGAGGATCTGAAGAGCCAGTACCCGGGATGCATCCTCTTTGTCAGAATGGGTGATTTCTACGAGACTTTTTATGAGGATGCCGAGATCTGTGCACGTGAGCTTGATATTATACTGACATCCCGATCATCAGATTCATCCGGAAAACCCATTCCACTCGCCGGTGTGCCATACCACGCTGCCGAGAACTATATCTCCCGCCTTGTCAGGCGTGGCCACCGCGTTGCCATCTGCGAACAGATTGAGGATCCGAAGAAGGCAAAAGGAGTGGTGAAACGGGATGTTGTCCGGGTTGTCACACCCGGATGTGCAATCGATCCCTCCATGATCGATGCACCAGATTCCAGGTACCTGATGGCTCTGCTCCCGGATCGGAAAGGAGAGGTCTTTGGTGTGGCAATGCTTGAGATTACCACCGGAGAATTCTCGGTAAAAACCATCCCAAAACCCGATGGACTCGCGGAGATTACATCTCTTGTTGCATCCCTGCGTCCTGCGGAGTGCCTGGTTCCTGAACGAACCGACCCCGGAATCAAAAGCCTCCTTGAAAACTACCGGGTTCTTGTTACCGAGCGGCATCCCGGTGATTTTGACCCTGATGAAGCAAACACCAGGCTCTGCCGCCATTTTGGTGTGGCAACCCTTGAGGGGTTTGGTATCAGCACCATGCCGCTTGCAGTTGGTGCTGCAGGTTCTGCCTTCTCATATGCTGTTGAAACCCAGAAGAATGCGCTTCCCCACCTGAATGGGATTGTTGTCCTGCAGGAATCTGGTGGAATGGTGCTTGATGCTGCAACCCAGCGCAACCTTGAGATTATCCGCTCGCTCCGCGGCGACAGGTCAGGCACGCTCCTTGCTGTCCTTGACCGGACGAAGACACCGATGGGAAAGCGGCAGCTGGCTGCTGAACTTGTCCAGCCAAAGACAACCATCAGGGATATCAATGATCGGCTTGACCTGGTGGAATGGTTCCTGAACAACCCACTGGAGAGAGCAGCAATTCTCGAGCTTCTCTCAGCATGTGGAGATATAGAACGGATATCGGGCCGGATAGCCTATGGCAATGCCTCTCCCCGTGACCTGGTTGAGCTTGCTGCCTCCCTCTCTTCCCTCCAGGGAATTGCGCAAGTCCAAAAAAGTGATTCTCCTCCCCTGTTTCGGCATCTTGCATCTGATATTGCTAATTTTGCGGAACTGATTGAACTCATCGACACCGCAATTGCCGATGATCCGCCACTTGTAATCAAAAACGGCGGGGTCATAGCTGATGGCTATGACGAAGAACTCGACTTGCTCAGGAAAACAGCAGGATCCGGGAGAGACTGGATTCTCTCTCTCCAGGAATCCGAACGTGAAAGGACCGGGATAAAATCCTTAAAGATCGCTTACAACCAGGTCTTTGGCTATTATATCGAGGTGACAAAAGCCAATCTCGGCCGTGTCCCTCCCGACTATGAGAGAAAGCAGACGACTGCATCAGGAGAGCGGTTCACGCTTCCGATCCTCCGTGAATATGAAACCGGGATAGCCACTGCAGATGAAAAAGCGCTTGCACGCGAGGCCGGACTCTTTCTGGAGATCATCAATACAATCCGGCCGGCTGTCCCAACACTTCAGACGGGGGCGAGGGCAGCAGGCACAATCGATCTCATCCTCTCCTTTGCAGGTGCAGCTGATCGGGGTGGCTATACCCGCCCCTCTCTCAATGAGGGATCAGACATTACCATCAGGGGCGGCCGCCACCCGGTTGTGGAAGAGACCGTACCTGAGGGGTATGTGCCAAATGATACGGATCTCTCCTGTTCAGGGGATCAGATTCTCATCCTCACAGGCGCAAATATGGCTGGAAAATCGACCTATATGCGATCTGTTGCCCTCATCTGTATCATGGCACAGGTGGGATCGTTTGTCCCGGCAGATGCTGCAGAGATTGGCATTCTGGATCGGATCTTCACCAGAGTCGGCGCATCTGATGACCTTGCAGGAGGCCAGAGCACTTTCATGGTTGAAATGGTGGAGCTGGCACATATTCTCCGTCATGCAACCGACCAGAGCCTGGTCATCCTCGATGAGATCGGGAGGGGTACCAGCACGGTGGATGGCTATAGTATCGCACGGGCAGTTGTTGAGTTTCTCCACGGGAAGCGATCACGCGGCCCAAGAACCCTCTTTGCGACCCACTTCCACCGGCTTGTCGAGATAGAATCCGATCTGAAACGTGTCAGGAATTACCACTTTGCGGTCCGCGAGACTGAATCAGAGATTACATTTCTGAGGAAACTCATTCCCGGCGCAACAGACCGTAGCTATGGAATTCATGTCGCACGTCTTGCCGGCGTGCCTGAGAAGGTACTTGCAAGGGCAAAGACCATACTCCATGACACACTCCATGAGGAGGAACGAAGAGAATCAGTTGGGCCAAGGCGCCCCCGGTATACCCAGCTCCTCATCTCGGATATCGGGGAATCCAATGGAGCAGAAAACCCGCTCATTGATGAATTACGAGCCCTTGATATCGATTCGATGAGCCCGATTGAAGCACTGAATGCCCTCTCGGATCTCAAAAAAAGAGCAGGTGAACAGCCACGTGACTGA
- a CDS encoding radical SAM protein yields the protein MSEKLRKLQALSRSCFDLAATDAANEAAMVRGGYLKMLLHGRCSFDCAYCGICQREKAESFSPHELASLICCLYETKRVKGLFLSTGIPRDCGESMDDLLACATLLRRGGFAGYLHLKVVPGALRTDINEAARLADRISINLEAVSQERLSLIASVKNFESDLLRRHAWVAEAAPGRHTTQIVVGAAEETDSEILSFMHREYGRFAPAGIYYSGFTPLPDTPLAGAAPADPARLKGLYAADALIRDYGYSPDETALCLNEDGDLLPGDPKINAAGSIRIDPSSATREELIRVPGIGPKAAERVISMRDAGEPVTETMLRNAGVVMRRAGAYLVIGGRVQVRLPSLTYTPASSTGTSHHPRLLR from the coding sequence ATGTCTGAAAAGCTCCGGAAGCTTCAGGCACTCTCACGATCCTGTTTTGATCTGGCAGCAACAGACGCTGCGAATGAAGCTGCCATGGTGAGAGGCGGGTACCTGAAGATGCTGCTGCATGGCAGATGCAGTTTCGACTGTGCATACTGCGGGATCTGCCAAAGGGAGAAGGCAGAATCGTTTAGCCCGCATGAGCTTGCAAGCCTCATCTGCTGCCTCTATGAGACAAAACGGGTGAAGGGGCTCTTCCTCTCAACCGGCATCCCCCGTGACTGCGGGGAGAGCATGGATGACCTGCTTGCGTGCGCCACACTCCTGAGGCGTGGAGGGTTTGCCGGGTACCTGCACCTCAAAGTGGTGCCGGGCGCTCTCAGGACAGATATCAATGAGGCGGCACGGCTTGCTGACAGAATCAGCATCAATCTCGAGGCGGTCAGTCAGGAGCGGCTCTCTCTGATCGCGAGTGTGAAAAATTTTGAATCCGACCTTCTGCGCCGGCATGCCTGGGTGGCTGAAGCCGCCCCGGGCCGCCACACCACCCAGATTGTGGTCGGGGCGGCGGAGGAGACGGATAGCGAGATCCTCTCCTTCATGCACCGGGAGTATGGGAGATTTGCTCCTGCAGGTATCTACTATTCGGGGTTTACGCCCCTTCCCGATACCCCGCTTGCCGGTGCTGCACCAGCTGATCCCGCACGATTGAAAGGACTGTATGCAGCCGATGCGCTGATCCGGGACTATGGTTACTCCCCGGATGAGACTGCTCTCTGTCTCAATGAGGACGGAGATCTCCTGCCAGGAGACCCAAAGATCAACGCTGCCGGATCAATCCGGATCGACCCATCCTCCGCCACACGGGAGGAGCTGATCAGGGTGCCGGGGATCGGCCCGAAGGCAGCTGAGCGGGTCATCAGCATGAGGGATGCCGGGGAGCCAGTGACAGAAACGATGCTCAGAAACGCTGGGGTTGTGATGAGGCGGGCAGGGGCGTATCTGGTGATCGGGGGGAGGGTGCAGGTGCGGCTCCCCTCCCTCACTTATACTCCCGCTTCGAGTACTGGTACGTCTCATCATCCCCGCCTTTTGCGGTGA
- the mutL gene encoding DNA mismatch repair endonuclease MutL, which yields MTESIIHLLDEETVSHIAAGEVVERPASVVKELVENAIDAGALRIRIAVKSDGSAVRQITVTDDGCGMSPEDATTAFRQHATSKIRQADDLFAITTLGFRGEALASIAAVSEITLTTRRADDIAGTRVTLSGGMITGSSESGAPPGTTIEIQSLFFNTPARRKFLRTVSTELAHIFDHVERIALAHPGIAFHLLHQDKEKFHTSGRGDILETIQDLFGAERARNLISLDPIQGHIPVSGYVAYPLPGQRSRRSLYISVNGRQIVSQPLIRAIREGFGVSLQKGEYPFAVLDVRIDSNELDVNVHPTKREVRFSSERQVTDSVRETVKRAILQTDGLFPAAPAQGKSSASSVSGRQTETEYPVSRVSEGAAIYGRTDRQLRQTGITSIPASSPSSEGDPSLPTILGQLYGTYILAESDTGDLLIIDQHAAHEKIVYEALQKKKEGLIESQQLLIPVTVRLSRRDGAIIHDAARDLGLAGFAIEDFGGDTWAIRAVPAGWKNLDDPDEIRSLLQEIIDGIQGPATDRQSRICTTIACRTAIKGNTLLSREQMERLVGQLYSLPPPYTCPHGRPAIIRYSKIDLEHLFRRR from the coding sequence GTGACTGAATCCATAATCCATCTCCTTGATGAAGAGACTGTCTCCCATATTGCCGCGGGTGAAGTGGTTGAGCGGCCTGCATCTGTTGTCAAAGAGCTTGTCGAGAATGCAATAGATGCAGGCGCACTCAGAATACGCATTGCAGTCAAAAGTGACGGCTCCGCAGTCCGGCAGATCACTGTCACCGATGACGGCTGCGGCATGTCACCGGAAGACGCGACAACAGCCTTTCGCCAGCATGCCACAAGCAAGATCCGGCAGGCAGACGATCTCTTTGCGATTACCACACTTGGGTTTCGGGGCGAAGCGCTTGCAAGCATTGCCGCAGTATCTGAGATCACCCTCACGACACGCCGGGCAGATGATATTGCCGGTACACGGGTTACACTCTCAGGCGGCATGATTACGGGCTCATCTGAATCTGGTGCACCGCCAGGGACAACTATTGAGATACAAAGCCTCTTCTTTAACACGCCTGCGCGCAGGAAGTTCCTCCGCACCGTCTCAACAGAACTTGCCCATATCTTCGATCATGTGGAACGGATAGCACTCGCACATCCGGGGATCGCATTCCACCTCCTTCACCAGGATAAGGAGAAGTTCCACACATCAGGCCGTGGTGATATACTGGAGACGATCCAGGATCTCTTTGGTGCAGAGCGTGCTCGAAACCTGATCAGTCTTGATCCGATTCAGGGACATATCCCGGTATCCGGGTATGTCGCCTATCCTCTTCCTGGTCAGAGAAGCAGGCGATCCCTGTATATTTCCGTCAATGGACGCCAGATAGTCTCACAGCCTCTTATCCGTGCAATCAGGGAAGGGTTTGGGGTTTCCCTCCAGAAAGGCGAATACCCGTTTGCTGTACTTGACGTGAGAATCGATTCCAATGAACTAGATGTGAATGTCCATCCAACCAAGCGGGAGGTACGGTTCTCATCTGAGCGTCAGGTTACAGATTCTGTCAGGGAAACGGTAAAACGGGCGATTCTCCAGACAGATGGACTATTTCCGGCTGCACCCGCACAGGGGAAATCCAGTGCATCCTCAGTATCAGGCAGACAGACCGAGACAGAATACCCGGTTTCACGGGTATCTGAAGGTGCGGCAATCTACGGCAGAACAGATCGGCAGCTGAGACAGACCGGGATCACCAGCATCCCTGCATCAAGTCCATCTTCTGAAGGTGATCCGTCTCTCCCCACAATCCTCGGGCAGCTCTATGGGACCTATATCCTGGCAGAGAGCGATACCGGGGATCTCCTGATCATCGATCAGCATGCTGCACATGAGAAGATCGTCTATGAGGCATTGCAGAAGAAAAAGGAGGGCCTGATCGAGTCACAGCAGCTTCTCATCCCGGTTACCGTCCGGCTCTCGAGACGAGACGGGGCAATCATCCATGATGCCGCCCGGGATCTTGGTCTTGCCGGGTTTGCCATAGAAGACTTCGGAGGAGATACCTGGGCAATACGGGCAGTTCCTGCAGGATGGAAGAACCTGGACGATCCCGATGAGATCCGTTCGCTTCTGCAGGAGATAATCGATGGTATCCAGGGACCGGCAACAGACCGGCAATCCCGTATCTGTACAACAATTGCATGCAGAACTGCCATAAAAGGAAACACGCTCCTCTCCCGGGAACAGATGGAGCGCCTGGTTGGGCAGCTCTACAGTCTTCCTCCGCCCTACACCTGTCCCCATGGGAGGCCGGCAATCATCAGGTATTCCAAAATTGATCTGGAACACCTCTTCCGGAGGAGATGA
- a CDS encoding glycosyltransferase family 4 protein, which yields MKADIFVEDIFFFKYIGCSTLARTLYRQIQNRDHLDVSWNSYNADFDVVHYHSFGPMALTHRSYSKGVKILTAHSTPRLNDGNVAFSNIINNQYPKIYGKFDHIIAITPPSQREIQAMLPDMETTLIPNGVNRDKFRPDEEKRRRFRECIGVPDDATVVLTVAQETPRKGIYDFLHLAQHMPDVTFVWVGGYPYSVLSKDYARIEYQKRNLGKNCIFTGFVPDITEAYAGADIFFMPSYAEIMPMVLLEALSCGVPVVARDIPEFREVFGPASLLFRDIHEAESLLRDETALQQKKKLSRSFTEPFDIGRIADEHIRTYRRLAEEA from the coding sequence ATGAAAGCAGACATTTTTGTCGAGGATATCTTCTTTTTTAAATATATCGGATGTTCGACGCTTGCAAGGACGCTTTACCGGCAGATCCAGAACCGCGATCACCTTGATGTCTCCTGGAATTCGTATAATGCTGACTTTGATGTTGTGCACTACCATAGCTTTGGCCCAATGGCACTGACACACAGATCCTACAGCAAGGGAGTCAAGATTCTGACAGCTCATTCAACACCACGTCTCAATGATGGCAACGTCGCCTTCTCAAACATCATCAATAACCAGTATCCAAAGATCTATGGGAAATTTGATCATATCATTGCAATCACTCCCCCAAGCCAGCGGGAGATCCAGGCGATGCTCCCGGATATGGAGACGACCCTTATTCCAAACGGGGTGAACAGGGATAAATTCAGGCCTGATGAGGAGAAACGCAGGCGTTTCAGGGAGTGTATCGGGGTGCCTGACGATGCGACGGTTGTCCTGACGGTTGCCCAGGAAACCCCGAGAAAAGGGATTTATGATTTTCTTCACCTGGCGCAGCATATGCCCGATGTTACGTTTGTATGGGTAGGCGGCTATCCCTACAGCGTCCTCTCCAAAGATTATGCACGAATAGAATACCAGAAGCGGAATCTGGGTAAAAACTGTATATTCACTGGTTTTGTCCCGGATATCACCGAGGCGTATGCGGGGGCGGATATCTTCTTTATGCCTTCATATGCCGAGATTATGCCGATGGTGCTCCTTGAGGCGCTCTCGTGCGGTGTTCCGGTTGTGGCACGTGATATCCCGGAGTTCCGGGAGGTCTTTGGTCCCGCATCACTTCTCTTCAGGGATATTCATGAAGCAGAATCCCTTCTGCGTGATGAGACGGCGCTTCAGCAGAAGAAAAAACTATCACGTTCCTTCACTGAACCTTTTGATATCGGTAGAATCGCTGATGAACATATACGGACATACAGGCGGCTTGCGGAGGAAGCATGA
- a CDS encoding protoporphyrinogen/coproporphyrinogen oxidase, translated as MRWAVLGAGLTGATLGRLLHEAGEEVVILEKERTIGGLCRSHTENGFTFDCGGSHIIFSRDAEVLSFMNNLLGENLGFRNRNTKIFYKGLYINYPFENGLSALPKDDLFFCINEFIKTIIAAEKGEIPAPENFRDWILGTFGRGIAECYLIPYNEKIWNYPTEEMSAHWMEGRVPRPPVEDVIKSAIGIETEGYTHQSVFSYPAIGGIEALVSAIADPLHDQIVHGAEVSSLTYENGTWIIGTADGSYTADQVISTIPLQALIASLPGVPSDVWNAVDRLQYNSLISVGIGFPGPAPPLSWVYIPDKETGTFNRISFPSNYSDHVAPEGHASVLAEITYNEGDPISLLSDEEILNETVASLRKMGVIPLDQPVTHTTVFRTEYAYVVYDRAYLENIHIVRSYLEGLGIHLVGRFSQFEYLNMDGCIRSVFSFMEQLR; from the coding sequence GTGAGATGGGCTGTACTCGGTGCTGGCCTGACTGGCGCAACACTTGGCCGGCTTCTGCATGAAGCAGGGGAAGAGGTGGTCATCCTTGAAAAGGAACGTACAATCGGGGGTCTCTGCCGCTCGCATACAGAGAACGGGTTTACGTTTGATTGTGGCGGATCCCACATCATCTTTTCCAGGGACGCTGAAGTTCTCTCGTTTATGAACAACCTGCTTGGTGAGAACCTCGGGTTTCGGAACCGCAACACGAAAATTTTCTATAAAGGACTCTATATTAATTATCCATTTGAAAACGGGCTCTCTGCCCTCCCAAAAGACGATCTCTTCTTCTGTATCAATGAATTTATAAAGACCATTATAGCGGCTGAGAAAGGGGAGATCCCGGCTCCTGAGAACTTCAGGGACTGGATCCTCGGGACATTCGGCCGCGGTATTGCCGAATGCTACCTGATTCCATATAATGAGAAGATCTGGAACTATCCGACTGAAGAGATGTCGGCTCACTGGATGGAAGGGAGGGTGCCCCGTCCACCGGTTGAAGATGTCATCAAATCCGCAATCGGGATAGAGACCGAAGGGTATACCCACCAGTCAGTCTTCAGCTATCCTGCCATAGGCGGGATCGAGGCGCTGGTCTCTGCGATTGCGGATCCGTTACATGATCAGATAGTTCATGGTGCGGAGGTCAGCTCTCTTACCTATGAAAATGGCACCTGGATCATCGGGACTGCAGATGGAAGCTACACCGCCGATCAGGTCATCTCAACGATCCCGCTCCAGGCGCTCATTGCGAGCCTGCCGGGTGTCCCCTCCGACGTTTGGAATGCTGTTGACAGGCTGCAGTACAACTCACTGATCAGTGTCGGCATCGGTTTTCCAGGACCTGCCCCGCCACTCTCCTGGGTCTATATCCCGGATAAGGAGACCGGCACGTTTAACCGGATCTCGTTCCCCTCAAACTACAGTGATCATGTTGCACCAGAGGGCCACGCCTCAGTGCTTGCAGAGATTACGTATAATGAGGGTGATCCCATCTCCCTTCTCTCTGATGAGGAGATCCTAAACGAAACGGTTGCAAGCCTCAGGAAGATGGGTGTCATACCTCTGGATCAGCCGGTAACTCATACAACTGTTTTTCGAACAGAATATGCCTACGTGGTCTATGATCGTGCGTACCTGGAAAATATCCACATAGTACGGTCATACCTGGAGGGTCTTGGCATCCATCTCGTTGGCCGGTTCTCCCAGTTTGAGTACCTGAATATGGATGGCTGTATCAGGAGTGTCTTCTCATTTATGGAGCAACTTCGATGA
- a CDS encoding GHMP kinase, translating into MPTMKIRGGDLDLVEYEFTAFTPGEEIRTCGFEGTVAASPQDGTFTAVAPARIHLTVFDMNRFAPGHPGGGGLGFALRLYCQAEVCCVPEQITVNHPREAIIRHFLTAFSKAVGYTGGFSVVATDHGKEHVGLGSTSTLLTAVGHAANAALGTPLSPDQIRMLIGNNYVEETDSGDVVFGFETGVGPAVSTYGGLAIMGDCLTLVYRHPFAAGRQVYIVIPPSGVSSAGEHEFSLLMTRARTLDYRDRELKAYMMLMDLIPAVERGDLRTIGDIMWEIEFRGSKRAEVEHHSFALYEYMSRLREAGLEFVAMSSVGPAIAIITDRTEQEMQELVKPLGLEIAVATEIDNEGVRVIPPA; encoded by the coding sequence ATGCCAACGATGAAGATTCGCGGGGGTGACCTTGACCTTGTCGAATACGAGTTCACGGCCTTCACGCCCGGGGAAGAGATCAGGACATGCGGGTTTGAAGGAACAGTTGCTGCCTCCCCACAGGATGGGACATTTACTGCTGTTGCCCCTGCAAGAATCCACCTGACCGTTTTTGATATGAACAGGTTTGCACCAGGCCATCCCGGTGGGGGGGGTCTTGGCTTTGCCCTCAGGCTCTACTGCCAGGCAGAGGTCTGCTGTGTGCCGGAACAAATTACTGTCAATCATCCGCGTGAGGCAATTATCCGCCATTTCCTGACAGCCTTCTCAAAAGCAGTCGGGTATACCGGAGGCTTCTCTGTTGTCGCAACCGATCACGGCAAGGAGCATGTGGGCCTTGGCTCAACGAGTACGCTGCTGACAGCTGTCGGCCATGCTGCCAATGCCGCCCTCGGAACTCCCCTGTCACCGGACCAGATCAGGATGCTCATTGGGAACAACTATGTCGAGGAGACCGACAGCGGCGATGTCGTCTTTGGATTTGAGACCGGGGTCGGGCCAGCCGTCTCGACTTATGGCGGCCTTGCTATCATGGGGGATTGCCTCACCCTTGTCTATCGCCATCCATTTGCAGCAGGCAGGCAGGTATACATCGTCATCCCGCCATCCGGGGTGTCGAGTGCGGGCGAACACGAGTTCTCTCTTCTCATGACCCGTGCAAGAACCCTTGACTACCGGGATCGCGAGCTGAAGGCATACATGATGCTGATGGATCTGATTCCGGCGGTTGAGCGGGGTGATCTCAGAACCATCGGCGATATCATGTGGGAGATCGAGTTCCGTGGATCCAAACGTGCAGAGGTTGAACACCACAGCTTCGCCCTCTACGAGTACATGAGCCGTCTCCGCGAAGCAGGGCTTGAGTTTGTGGCAATGAGCTCAGTTGGTCCTGCAATTGCGATCATCACCGACAGGACAGAACAGGAGATGCAGGAGCTGGTGAAGCCCCTCGGACTTGAAATTGCGGTAGCAACTGAGATTGACAACGAAGGTGTCCGGGTGATCCCCCCGGCGTGA
- a CDS encoding glycosyltransferase, translating to MISIIIPTYNEESNIEQCLQSLSNQSLPRSSYEIIVVDGNSHDRTREIAEAYADLVFIQTSKKVGGARNDGAELSKGDIIATTDADCIIPHNWLARIEAGFIDPRVVQLYGLVEPIEPGIQHKISLGLANTFSRLGYYSGTLYYTLGCNTAFRREAFFEAGQYRTIDAGDDLEIARRMRQIGCVKLDKNLRVQFSMRRYVQFGTLKSLYEWVYITAKGGDDETYQYSKREYK from the coding sequence ATGATCTCGATAATCATTCCCACGTATAATGAAGAATCAAATATCGAACAGTGCCTGCAGAGCCTCTCAAACCAGTCACTCCCCCGGTCATCATACGAGATCATCGTCGTCGATGGCAACTCACATGACCGGACACGGGAGATTGCAGAAGCATATGCCGATCTCGTCTTCATCCAGACCTCGAAGAAAGTCGGTGGTGCACGAAACGACGGTGCAGAGCTATCAAAGGGGGATATCATCGCAACCACCGATGCAGACTGCATCATCCCTCACAACTGGCTTGCAAGGATAGAGGCAGGGTTCATCGATCCTAGGGTTGTCCAGCTCTATGGGCTGGTTGAGCCGATAGAGCCCGGGATACAGCATAAGATATCGCTTGGCCTTGCCAATACCTTCTCACGGCTTGGCTACTACTCAGGCACGCTCTACTATACCCTCGGCTGCAACACCGCATTCCGGCGGGAGGCGTTCTTTGAGGCAGGACAGTACCGTACAATCGATGCAGGGGACGACCTTGAGATCGCACGCCGGATGCGGCAGATCGGCTGCGTGAAGCTGGATAAAAACCTCAGGGTGCAGTTCTCGATGCGACGATACGTGCAGTTCGGCACCCTGAAGTCGCTCTATGAATGGGTGTATATCACCGCAAAAGGCGGGGATGATGAGACGTACCAGTACTCGAAGCGGGAGTATAAGTGA